One Lepus europaeus isolate LE1 chromosome X, mLepTim1.pri, whole genome shotgun sequence genomic window carries:
- the LOC133753287 gene encoding abl interactor 1-like encodes MAELQMLLEEEIPSGKRALIESYQNLTRVADYCENNYIQATDKRKALEETKAYTTQSLASVAYQINALANNVLQLLDIQASQLRRMESSINHISQTVDIHKVARREIGILTTNKNTSRTHKIIAPANMERPVRYIRKPIDYTVLDDVGHGVKHGNNQPARTGTLSRTNPPTQKPPSPPMSGRGTLGRNTPYKTLEPVKPPTVPNGYMTSPARLGSQHSPGRTASLNQRPRTHSGSSGGSGSRENSGSSSIGIPIAVPTPSPPTVGPVADSPTPPPPPPPDDVPMFDDSPPPPPPPPVDYEDEEAAVVQYNNPYADGDPAWAPKNYIEKVVAIYDYTKDKDDELSFMEGAIIYVIKKNDDGWYEGVCNRVTGLLPGNYVESIMRYTD; translated from the coding sequence ATGGCAGAGCTGCAGATGTTACTAGAGGAGGAGATCCCGTCTGGCAAGAGGGCACTGATAGAGAGTTACCAGAACCTGACCCGGGTGGCGGACTACTGTGAAAACAACTACATACAGGCTACAGACAAGAGAAAAGCTTTAGAAGAGACCAAAGCCTACACAACCCAATCTCTAGCTAGTGTTGCTTACCAGATAAATGCACTGGCCAACAATGTACTCCAATTGCTGGACATTCAAGCCTCCCAGCTTCGGAGAATGGAGTCTTCCATTAATCATATCTCACAGACTGTGGATATTCATAAAGTGGCTCGAAGAGAGATTGGTATTTTGACAACCAATAAGAATACATCAAGAACTCACAAAATAATAGCACCTGCAAATATGGAGCGCCCTGTAAGGTATATTCGGAAACCTATTGACTATACAGTTTTGGATGATGTGGGCCATGGTGTCAAGCATGGAAATAACCAGCCTGCAAGAACTGGCACATTGTCGAGAACAAATCCTCCTACTCAGAAACCACCAAGTCCTCCCATGTCAGGCCGGGGAACGTTGGGACGGAATACTCCGTATAAAACCCTGGAACCTGTTAAACCCCCAACAGTTCCTAATGGCTACATGACAAGTCCTGCTAGGCTTGGAAGTCAACATAGTCCAGGCCGGACAGCTTCTTTAAATCAGAGACCAAGAACACACAGTGGAAGTAGTGGAGGAAGTGGAAGtcgagaaaacagtggaagtagTAGTATTGGCATTCCCATTGCTGTGCCTACACCATCGCCACCGACAGTTGGACCAGTTGCTGATAGTCCaacgcccccaccaccacctccgcCGGATGACGTTCCTATGTTTGATGACTCTccgcctccaccaccaccacctccagtggACTACGAAGACGAGGAGGCTGCAGTGGTCCAGTATAACAATCCATATGCAGATGGGGATCCTGCCTGGGCCCCCAAGAATTATATTGAGAAAGTTGTTGCAATATATGATTATACAAAAGACAAGGATGATGAGCTGTCCTTCATGGAGGGTGCAATCATTTATGTTATAAAGAAGAATGATGATGGCTGGTATGAAGGAGTCTGCAATCGAGTGACTGGTCTCTTACCTGGGAACTATGTTGAATCAATCATGCGCTATACTGAttag